A DNA window from Candidatus Protochlamydia naegleriophila contains the following coding sequences:
- a CDS encoding GNAT family N-acetyltransferase, which produces MPFVLNKIAFPFASVDQIKFFQNAFFQSLRSSSVRSVLQSLETENKHYVAFEARIEGHLVGLVLAEVFASNRTGQFYLLFVEEGYRGQGIGQALFTCMQNFLVKEEKVFAIGLEYEEGTPHTQAMEKILAHHHWTIPSVYLLRCHFDSYHFDPKWLYLPFNLPANMEFFQWQDLTAQDREDLQKIKEGKGLNPLLWPFREESTIDLLTSVGLRRDNQLVGWSITNRLGDTIRYSILYVEKELQALGYGIQLLIESIRQHDRLMHGDNPAPRALFEIVLSQINATWTRFVERRLVPYSTKVDRMKWALKFFNENIPL; this is translated from the coding sequence ATGCCTTTCGTGCTCAATAAAATCGCTTTTCCTTTTGCTAGTGTTGACCAGATTAAATTTTTTCAAAACGCCTTTTTTCAAAGTCTGAGGAGTTCCTCGGTTCGCTCTGTTTTACAAAGTTTGGAGACAGAAAACAAGCATTATGTTGCCTTTGAAGCAAGAATTGAGGGGCATTTGGTGGGACTTGTTTTGGCTGAGGTATTTGCGAGTAATCGGACTGGTCAATTTTATCTTCTCTTTGTAGAAGAGGGGTATCGTGGTCAGGGAATTGGGCAAGCCTTGTTTACTTGCATGCAAAATTTTTTGGTTAAGGAAGAAAAGGTTTTTGCCATTGGCCTTGAGTACGAAGAGGGGACTCCTCATACGCAGGCGATGGAGAAGATATTAGCTCATCATCACTGGACAATTCCTTCTGTTTATCTTTTGCGCTGTCATTTTGACTCTTATCATTTTGATCCCAAGTGGCTTTATCTGCCTTTTAACTTGCCTGCCAATATGGAATTCTTTCAGTGGCAGGATTTGACGGCACAAGATAGAGAGGATCTTCAGAAAATAAAAGAGGGAAAAGGGTTGAATCCTCTCCTGTGGCCGTTTCGAGAAGAGAGCACAATCGATCTTCTGACTAGTGTCGGGTTGCGCAGAGACAATCAACTTGTTGGCTGGAGCATTACCAATCGTTTAGGAGATACTATCCGCTACTCGATTCTTTACGTTGAAAAAGAGCTTCAAGCATTGGGCTATGGCATTCAGCTTCTCATTGAATCTATCCGTCAGCATGATCGCCTCATGCATGGCGATAATCCAGCTCCAAGAGCTTTATTTGAAATTGTTTTGTCCCAAATTAATGCAACATGGACAAGATTTGTTGAAAGACGCTTAGTTCCTTACTCGACGAAAGTAGACAGAATGAAATGGGCGTTAAAGTTCTTTAATGAAAATATCCCTCTATAG
- a CDS encoding GNAT family N-acetyltransferase, with protein sequence MNDKMLILNRFSLPDYDTQEFKAYERLILPQALERLKELTAEEGYWVATEARLDGELVGCAMAQYFSINQTAQLYSLVVKENYRQRGIGQALFQCLETTLKEQDHIFALGFEYEKNDAYAPAIEKILAHRQWNPPKLYLVRCHFDAYAFNPRWIHLANRFPPEMELFKWKDLTAEERKRIAFMRDQGMFLPYLSPFREEKQIDLPTSVGLRYKNQVIGWSITHRLDPDTLRYSALYIDKDFQFSGYGILLLSESIRLHKQLPIPRAIFEINLQEIDLSWRRFVKKRLIPISDRVERMKWAIQIYI encoded by the coding sequence ATGAATGACAAAATGCTCATCCTCAATCGTTTTTCCCTTCCAGATTATGATACTCAAGAGTTCAAAGCCTATGAACGTCTGATTCTCCCACAAGCTTTGGAACGTCTAAAAGAGCTGACTGCAGAAGAGGGATATTGGGTTGCAACCGAAGCCCGTTTAGACGGCGAACTCGTAGGGTGTGCAATGGCACAATACTTTTCTATCAATCAAACCGCCCAACTCTATTCACTGGTTGTTAAAGAAAACTATCGACAGCGGGGAATTGGACAGGCCCTTTTTCAATGCTTAGAAACCACTCTAAAGGAACAAGACCACATCTTCGCCTTAGGCTTCGAATATGAAAAAAACGATGCCTACGCACCAGCCATTGAAAAAATTTTAGCGCATCGGCAATGGAACCCTCCTAAGCTCTACCTCGTGCGGTGCCATTTCGATGCCTATGCCTTTAATCCTCGCTGGATTCATTTAGCGAACCGATTTCCTCCAGAAATGGAATTATTTAAGTGGAAAGATTTGACTGCAGAGGAAAGAAAGAGAATTGCCTTCATGAGGGATCAGGGAATGTTCCTCCCCTATTTATCGCCTTTTCGCGAAGAAAAGCAAATCGATCTTCCAACAAGCGTTGGGCTTCGCTACAAAAACCAAGTCATTGGCTGGAGCATTACCCACCGCCTGGATCCAGATACCCTCCGCTATTCGGCCCTGTATATCGATAAGGACTTCCAATTTTCAGGATATGGCATTCTGCTGTTGTCAGAATCGATTCGACTCCACAAACAATTGCCGATTCCACGTGCCATCTTTGAAATCAATCTGCAAGAAATTGATCTCTCATGGCGCCGATTTGTGAAAAAACGGTTAATTCCCATTTCAGATAGAGTAGAACGCATGAAATGGGCCATCCAGATCTACATTTGA